The nucleotide sequence CCCAGCTCAAGGGTTAGATAGAGAAAAGCAAGATCCTTCGGCTAAAGCCTCAGGATGACAAAAGCAGGAGCTAGGGTCAAAGAATACCTCGGCACTTAAAAAAGACCCCAAATTCCAACCACAGTCATCCTGGAGCCCGCCAATATAGAAAACATAAAAACAAAAATCTAAAAGCCGTAAACGAAAAAACAACCCAGCTCAAGGGTTAGGTAGAGAAAAGCAAGATCCTTCGGCTAAAGCCTCAGGATGACAAAAGCAGGAGCTAGGGTCAAAGAATACCTCTGGCACTTAAAAAAGACCCCTAATCACAACCACAGTCATCCTGGAGCGAAGCGAAGGATCTTGCTTTTCTTCATCTCGCCTATCGGCGAGTTTGTTTTTTTCCACTTTCCACTTTCCGCTTTCCGCTTTCTTCATCACCCGTTTCATCCTCATACTCCTCTTGCTTCTCTTGCTCCTCTTGCCTATGAGAATATAGTACCTTCCTCCCTAGCAAGCCAATCTTCCCTGCAATGTATTGTATTAGGATAAATAGGATTACTAGTATGACTAGACCTAGTTCTCGGGAGACTTGGGAATAGATTACGGATACGGTGGAAAAGATGATGCTCATGCCGTAGATGGTCAGGACGGTTTTGGTTTGGGAACTGTTGGTCGTCATTAGTAGGTGGTGAAGGTGTTCTTTGTCGGCTTGGGCGAAGGATTGACCTCTTAGCTTTCTTCTGATAATGGCAAAGAAGGTGTCAAATACGGGCACTCCTAGTATTAGTATTGGAACGATTAGGGAGATAAATGTGGTGTTTTTAAAGCCCATTAGGGATAAGACAGATATAATATAGCCTAAAAATAGTGCTCCTGTATCCCCCATAAATATTGTTGCAGGGTGAAAATTATAGACTAAAAAACCCGTACAGCTACCTGCTAGAATTAGAGCATAGGACATGACAAAATAGTCCCCTTCTACAATAGCTAGAATGTACATGGTCATAAACGTAATAGTGGATACTCCTGATGCCAGGCCGTCTAAGCCGTCAATTAGGTTAACTGCATTGGTTACTCCGATAATCCATAGATACGTGGCAAAATAGCCTAGGTAGGTCAGCTGGATTCGACCGATAAAGGGTAGAGTAATGCTTTTTAGGTAGATGCCGCCATAAAAGATTACTACAGTAGCTGCTGCTAGTTGGAAGAGAATTTTTACCTTAGGGCTCATTTCATATTTATCATCTACAATGCCTGAGATTAGAATAATAATAGCGCCAATCAGTATGGCATTAAACTGAAAATGAGGATACCCAAATAAAGCATGCCCTAAAATAAAGGCTATAAATATAGACAGCCCTCCCATAGTTGGCATGAGTTGTTTGTGTACTTTTCTTTTATTAGGCTTATCTACTGCACCGATTTTTAGGGCTAGTTTTGCTATAAATGGAGTAATTGCCATAGAAACCGCGCAGCAGAATAGGTATACTTTTATATCTTCCATCTTGTTACCTCACGGCATATGCGTGTTCTGCATAATTTTGGATCTACGATTTAAAATTGGGGCTTATTAGATAAGGTGGTCAGGTGGTCGGGTAGTCAGGTGGTCAGCAAACCTCGCCCCAGGCGAGTATTGGTTTTGCTTACCACCTTACCACCTTACCACCTTACCACCTTACCACCTTACCACCTGACTTCACATCTACAAATTTCAAATACATCCTCTTCCTCAGTGGTAGATCTTTTATCATGGGATTATTCACCCACTCTGGGTATTCTCTTTTTATGGCTTGGTGGAGTTCTTCTAGGAGGTCTGATCTGATTCCGGCGTCAGGGATTTTGTTTACTTTTTCGAGTGAGCGGAATAGGAGATGGTAGATGAAGAGGTATTCTAGTTGGTCGGCGAATTCTTCGTCTTGTTTTTGTTCTTGGTAATAGTTTTTTACGATTCTTAGGTTTTTGACTGTTTCTAAAATCTTGTAATTGTGTTTTTTGATATCGTCGTCTTGGTAGTAATTGTAGTGACACAGGGCTCGGTTTACTTTGGCTATTTTATTACCGTGAAGTAGTAGCCTTGGGATGGTTCCTAGGTCTTGATCTCTAAGCCCTAATGGAAAGTAGATGTGATTGTCGGTGAACAGGGTCTTTTTATATAGCTTCCCCCAAAAGAATGGTAGGATGGTGTTAAGTAGATCTTTGTTTTCGTAGATGGATTCTACTCGTGCTTTCATCTTACCTGAAAAACGAACCTGTACGTGTTTTTGCTCTTGGTCCTCTATTATTCGGGCATTGGTTAGAACTAGATCTGCATCGGTTTCCTTTGCTTCTTCCATCATAAGAGCAAGGATTTCTTCTTGTAAATAGTCATTTCTATCTACAAACATAATATATGGACAATTGCTCTTATCTATACCTAAATTCAAGGCAACGGAAGTTCCATAGTTTTGTTGGCTAATAAGTTGGATACGATCAGGATGCTCCTTTTGGTATTTTGCTATTATGGAAAGGCTGTCGTCTGTCGAGCCTTGGTCTATGATAATGAACTCAAAGTCTTTGTAGGTTTGATTGAGTATCGATTGTATGGATTTGTCTAGATGGAACTGCGAGTTGCAAGCAAGCATGATGATGGATACCTTTGGCATAGATTCCTCCGTTTATAAGGTGGTCAGGTGGTCAGGTGGTCGGGTGGTCAGCAAAAGCGTTGTTTGGGTCAGGCTCTGAGGGTCAAGATCCTTCGCTAGCGCTCCAGGATGACTTGGGTAGGGCTCTGGGGGTCAAGATCCTTCGCTAACGCTCCAGGATGACTTGGGTCAGGCTCTGGGGGTCAAGATCCTTCGCTAGCGCTCCAGGATGACTTGGGTAGGGCTCTGGGGGTCAAGATCCTTCGCTAGCGCTCCAGGATGACTTGGGTCAGGCTCTGAGGGTCAAGATCCTTCGCTAACGCTCCAGGATGACTTGGGTCAGGCTCTGGGGGTCAAGATCCTTCGCTAGCGCTCCAGGATGACTACTGCAGGAGTCTGATGCAAGGTAGCTACCATTGGGTGGCTTAGTGGCGGAACGGTGAGGGCACCGTCCTCTACCTCGCCTTCAGGCGAGTTTTCCACATTCCACATTCCACATTCAGCCTTCAGACTTTAGCCTTTAGCCTTCAACAATTCTAAATTCTCAATCGCGCGAGGCGCATATCCCATCCAACCGTCCAACCACATAAAAAGTTCGGCATTCAGCTTTTACGCTTTTCCTGACCACCTGACCACCTGACCACCTATCATTCTCCGCTTTACCACTTACTTCTACAGATTTAAGCCCTTCAAATAGTCTCTAAACTCCTCTTGAAGATCCTCTCTTCTCAGCGCGAACTCTACCGTTGCTTCTAAGAAGCCTAGTTTGTTTCCTACGTCGTATCTCTTTCCTTGGAAGTCGTAGGCGTACATGGATTCTTGTTTGGCTAGTTGTTTTAGGGCGTCTGTTAGTTGGATTTCTCCACCGGCGCCTTTTCCTGTGCGTTCGAGTATTGGGAAGATTTCTGGGCTTATGATGTACCTGCCTAGGATGGCTACGTTTGTTGGGGCTTCTTCTATAGATGGTTTTTCTATTAAATCATCTACAGTAAAAAGGCGGTCTTCAATCTGTTTTCCAGATACGATACCGTATTTGTTTACATCTTCTCTTTTTA is from Alkalibaculum bacchi and encodes:
- a CDS encoding glycosyltransferase family 4 protein, whose protein sequence is MEDIKVYLFCCAVSMAITPFIAKLALKIGAVDKPNKRKVHKQLMPTMGGLSIFIAFILGHALFGYPHFQFNAILIGAIIILISGIVDDKYEMSPKVKILFQLAAATVVIFYGGIYLKSITLPFIGRIQLTYLGYFATYLWIIGVTNAVNLIDGLDGLASGVSTITFMTMYILAIVEGDYFVMSYALILAGSCTGFLVYNFHPATIFMGDTGALFLGYIISVLSLMGFKNTTFISLIVPILILGVPVFDTFFAIIRRKLRGQSFAQADKEHLHHLLMTTNSSQTKTVLTIYGMSIIFSTVSVIYSQVSRELGLVILVILFILIQYIAGKIGLLGRKVLYSHRQEEQEKQEEYEDETGDEESGKRKVESGKKQTRR
- a CDS encoding glycosyltransferase family 2 protein, which gives rise to MPKVSIIMLACNSQFHLDKSIQSILNQTYKDFEFIIIDQGSTDDSLSIIAKYQKEHPDRIQLISQQNYGTSVALNLGIDKSNCPYIMFVDRNDYLQEEILALMMEEAKETDADLVLTNARIIEDQEQKHVQVRFSGKMKARVESIYENKDLLNTILPFFWGKLYKKTLFTDNHIYFPLGLRDQDLGTIPRLLLHGNKIAKVNRALCHYNYYQDDDIKKHNYKILETVKNLRIVKNYYQEQKQDEEFADQLEYLFIYHLLFRSLEKVNKIPDAGIRSDLLEELHQAIKREYPEWVNNPMIKDLPLRKRMYLKFVDVKSGGKVVRW